The window AAACACATGACCCGGAAACATGGATCTGGACGGCGGCAGATATGTACTTTATCAACTTAGTCAAAGAGCTGCACAGCCACGGATTTCACATTATCATCGACGGCGTGTTTAATCATGTGGGCCGCGCCTGTTTTGCTTTTCAGGATGTCCTTAAAAAGGGCAGGGCATCCTATTACAGCGACTGGTTTACTATCAAAAAATGGCATAAGGACGGAACGTTTGAATATGATGGCTGGTGGGGTGTGAAAGACATGCCGGAATGGTCTCGCAGTGAAGATCAGCTGCATCCGGGAGTACAGCAGTATATTTTTGACGCGACACAGCGCTGGATGGATCCTCGTGGTGATGGTGATCTTTCATATGGGGTCGACGGCTGGCGGCTTGATGTGGCCTTCTGTGTACCGCATGGATTCTGGAAAGTGTGGAGTCGTCATGTCAAGCGCATCAATCCAGACGCCTATACCACAGGGGAACTCATCGATTTGGCACCGGACTATGTGCAGGGGGACGAGCTGGACGCGTTGATGAATTATGTCTGGGCTTATCATACCGTGAGTTTTTTTGTTCCGGGGACGTATCAGACCGATGCTGTGCAGTTTAAAAAAGGGTTAGAGACTATACGCAGGGCGTACCCCGAAGAAGTGGGCTATGTGGTGCAGAATCTCTACGATTCCCACGATACGGCGCGTATTTTGACGAGTTTGAAGCACCCCGATTTACCTCGTCGCCATTGGGATGAATACTTCAATTTGCTGAGCGTCCGGCAGCATGCTTCCATTGATACATCGGCCCCGGGACTCGCGGAAAAGGCGTTGTTACGGCAGCTGCTCGTTTTTCAGGCTGTTTATCTGGGTGCCCCCATGCTGTATTACGGCACGGAAGCAGGGATGTGGGGTGCCAGTGATCCGGATGATCGCCAGCCCATGCTATGGGATGATATGACTTATGATCCGGAGCAGGCGGCATGGAACGGAATGATGGAGTCATCCCATCCACGTCAACCGGACAACGCACTGTATGCCTTTGTTGCACAGTGCAATGCCATGCGAACGCAGTACACGGCACTTCGTCGCGGTTCCATCAAATGGAAAAAAGCGACACGGGGGCATCTGGCCGTATTTCAGCGCAGATATAAAGACGAGGTGATTCGTGCGTATTTCAATGCAGGGCGGGAGGCTGAGGCGGTCACCATCCGGCGCAAGGGACGGAATATCTGGACGAACAAAAAGGTGAAGGCTGGGCTGCACTGGATTCCAGCGGGTGGATGGCTGCTGGTTCGCAGAAATAAACGGAGATAGCCAGATGAGCTCCAGAGGGCATGGCGATATGGATATCCATCATGGGTTGGAAGAGCGGCTGATTTCACTGCTTCATGAAAGAGAGGGGCACCATTCGATAGATCTCCGCCATCGGGTGGTGGTCATCGGCGGGGGAACCGGTCTGTCCACTTTATTGGGAGGCAATTCAAAATACAGCAACTGGGCGGCACAGAGCGATGTCGGCATGAAGAGGAGCTTTGAGCACCTGCATGCAGTGGTATGCACGACGGATGACGGCGGTTCGACGGGGCTGCTACTCCGGCATTTTCCCTTTGTCGGCATTGGGGATATCCGAAAAGTCTGTTTGTCGATGATCGATGTTGGGACACTGGCAGCCTGTTATGGCTTATCGGATGCGGGGGCGCATACGCTGGTCAGTGATGTGCAGCGCATCATTAATTATCGCTTTACCGATCCGGTGGATGCGACGGTTTTTCATCATCCGGACGTTATCGCCGAACATGTCCTGCCGGGGAATCTGGTTCATTTTCTACGTAGCACCATGAAATGGCTGACTTCAGAAGGCATCCCCATCCTGCCCCTGAAAGACCAATGCATGGGGAATTTGCTACTGACCGCCTGTATTTATCAGGACGCGGGTGATTTCGCTCAGACGCCATCGGCGGAAGCCCTTCGCGCAGGGATCAGCCGTTTTGCACGGGCCATCGGTTCTCGTCCGGGATGCATTCACGGGGCGTCGGCCATGCCGGGACAGTTGTTTTTTCGCTATGAACACGGGGTCGAGGTGTGTGGTCAGAACAAATCTGGTCGTTCCCTGCGCGGTTTTGCGGTAGAAAGCATTTGCACGGGCTATGCACAGAAGCCGGAGGCCTGTTCGCCGGTATTGGAACTATTGGAATCGGCCGATATGATTGTTTTTGCCCCTGGCAGCATTTTCTCAAGTATTTTACCAGTGCTGCAGATCCCCCGGGTGGCCGGGGTCATTCGTAAAAACCGCAGGGCTCTGAAGGTCATGATCGCCAATTTCTGGATTCAGGAAGGGGAAACGGATATTTCGCAATTAAATCCGCGCCGGGGCTTTCTTGTATCCGAACTGGTTCGTGCATTTGATCACAATGTGTCGGGCGGCATATCCGGCATTGTGGATATGGTTTTATGCAGTGATCTGAGCGACCTCTCCGGTCGTGTTCTGCGCAATTATGCATTAGAAAACAGGGTGCCCATCTATTTAGATCGTGAGGCCGTTCGCGCCTTTGGCGTTGTGCCGCTGGAACTGCCGTTACTGCCGGAGGAGCATACCGATGAAAATATGATCATCCAGAATGATCCTACGCGTATGTCTCGGGCGATTCAGTGTCTGGCGACCCAGTTTTTTGATAACGACCCGGAGGGCGTGGAGCGTTTGCGGACGGCGGATGAGATCGACGTGTTCCCTCGAAAAAATACATGTACAACACGGTATGCAGCTACGATTTATCAGATGAAAAAAGAAGTGGAGCACTGTTTGCAGAATAAATACTGGTCGCATCCGGCGCTCCAGCCGTTAATGATGGAAATTTGGTGGCAGAATCGTGATGTGCGGGCCGCTCATCTGGCTTATTTCGACGGCGTGCAGGTGGTGGCTGAGTCTGACTGGCAGCGTAGCGTCGAATGGGACAATGTGCTGGGGTATTACGATCCGGCTGATCGCATGATCTATGTGCACGAGGCGATTATCGCGCAGCGGGACAAGCTCAAGGGCGACCTGCTGATCGGTCTCGGGGAGTCGCTGCTGGGCAATTATATAGAAAGCCGGGCCTGGCATCTCAGAAGCTCATCCTTAAAGATTTATCAGGTGGCGATGCAGCCCGAAGTCACGCGGTTCGGCTTTTTTTCACGGGACGTATTGAATGAGTATATGCTGCTGGCAGGCATGGTGCCCTGTGATGATCCCGGATTCGATTATCAGCTGGCGACCAATGATGACGAGGGATGTCTGCTGTCCGGACTACGTTTTGGTCTGCTGTTCACCTGGTATCTGGACAGTCGTCTGGGCATGGCGATGGAATATGAAATGAACATGTTGCGCGGCGGTGCGGGGATACTGTTGCCTCATCAGGCGCGAGCGGTGAAAAGAAAGCAGGATCTTATTCACTTTTTTCGCCATTATGTGTTTGGAGAGCCTGCTGCCTGTGGTTGCTGAATGAGCACCTCTTTTAGTTTTTCTACATAGATCGATTGTGTGGGGAAGGCAATGTCAGCACCCTGTTCCTGAATGATTTTATAGATTTTTAGCATCACATCATCCTGAATGGACTGGAATGCGGTCCACTCGGTGGTCTGAGTGAAGGTATAGACCATGAAGTTAATGGAATACGCGGCAAAGGTTCCGCCACTTTTATCCCCATTGACTACGTTGACCAGCGTGATCTGTCTTTGATCAATATCCGGATGGTTTTTCAACATCTCGCGGATGGCCTGCAGAATGGATTCCACTTTGTCTATGTCGCAGTAGCGAAGACCAATATATTGAAAAATGCGGCGATTAGTCATGCGGGATGCATTAACGATGGACTGGGTGGAAAAAATGGTGTTGGGCACATATACAGGACGTTTATCGAAGGTTCGCAGGACGGTGAGCCGCCAGCCGATTTTCTCCACCGTGCCTTCCAGTGTATGATCTAAGGTATAAATCCAGTCACCAATACTGAACGGGCGATCAAAGTAGATGAGCAGGCCGCCGAAAAAGTTTGTGAGACTGTCCTTCGCCGCCAGCGAAACCATAAGCGCACCCACACCGCCGAAGGTCATCAGGCTGGCCAGCGGAATATCCATAATACTAAGCACGATCAGCAATCCGCAAAGGGCCGCCATCAGCTGGAGGAATCGTGCGACGGCAATGAGTCCGGCCGGATCGCCGCTGAGATTATCATTGGCCTCAATATAATCGCTGACTACCTGCTGGCCCAAGTCAATAAATCGCAATAGTCCCCAGATACTCATGCAGACCAATACGATTTTTAACACTTCAACAGACCATCCGTAATCATCGGCCAGCGGGCCGAGAAACGGTCGCAATACGGGGAGAATAAGCCATGCGGCAATGATCCAGATGGAAATGCGCAGCGGACGCTCCGAGGCATTTACCAGTGCCTTGATCCATTCCCATTTGTGTTTTATCGCTTTTTGAAGAGTCTGATGCATCAGGTGGCGGAGCAGTCGGTTCCCAGCCCACGCACCGAGGATAATGAAAAGCAGCCGGAGCATCGCCGGGCCGATGATCTGTAACCATGGGGTCTGGGAAAAATAAGTCCTAAAGAAATGTTCAAACATAACGTGCGCGTTTGCTGTTGGTTTGTATGTCTGTTATTGCAGCTGGACACGAAGGGTTTCGGTGCCAAAGGTGATGATATCACCGGACAGGATTTTCTTCCGTTTTCTGGTTTCTACTTCGCCGTTAACCCGAACCAGTCCCTCGGAAATAACAAATTTCGCTTCGCCGCCGCTGGCCACCAGATTCTCTATTTTTAGGATTTTATAGAGTTCGATGGGCTCTGCTGAAATAGTAAAAATTTTCATATTATTCTCCTTCCGGTTCTTCGCCGTCTGATGCCGGCTCGTCCACCGAGGTGAGCAGCAGATAAAGACTTGATAGAACAGCAGAGCGAAAGTTGATGAGTGCCGTTACGGATGATGCGGGGTTATATAAAGAACTGGGTTCCGTTGATGCCTGAATCTGGATGCTTGTTTTGCTCTTGCTGAAAACCGTGCCATTGGTGAGGATTACCGCCGGATTATTGGTTATGGCGGTGTAGAGGATCGGGGTTCCGCCCGATGCGATGCCGTGCAGTGTGTTTGTTTTAGAAATGAGGAAGGTCTCGTCGGGGAATGAGATGGTTTCCGTCCCTTTTTGTGCGTCAACTGTGGCAAAGGAATATGCGGTTTTGTACATGGCATCGGACAATTTGAATGCGGCCATTTCGACCGTGCCTTCGGCATCGGTCATGACCAATCCGTTGGTGAGACTGATGAGTTTGCCGGGGCCGTCGATAACAAAATAATGGACTGCACCTGTTCCGCTGCCGCCGCTGACGCTGAGCAGATTATTGGTGATCCCATAGGGTTGCGGACTTGATGGGCTGAATGTGATCGGCGGCTGAGCGGCTTTGGTGACCGATAGGGTATAATTGGAGCTGAGGGGATTCCAGAAGGCATTGCCTGCCTGTGAGACGGTGACCGTGACTATTCCCGCGCCAGTAAAGCTTAATTGTGTATCGGTTACATGTCCTGGTGCCGAGGCGGAAAAGGTAATGGGCAATTCGCTGGAGGCGGTGGCGGCAAGGGTGACGATATTGGTTGTTATCTGGTCGCCGGGATTGGAAAATGACGTTACGTACTGATCATCGGGCCGGGTGGAGGCATTTAGATTGATCAGGAAGTCGTTGTTGGTTCGGCTGGTGCTGAATACATGCAGGGTTGTGGTATAGTCGCCGGGCGTATTGTCGGGATTGAACTGAATGGTAAAATCATCGAAGGCATTGGCTGATACAAATGCGGGTATTTCTGAAATAACAAATGCGCTGCTTTGTCCACCATTGGTTGTAAAGGCGTTGATGCTCAGCGTTTCGGTAGGGGAATAATTGTAAATGTAAAAGGTCTTAGTCACGGTGGTTGTGGCACTGATGGCGGCAAATTTCGTGCCGTTGAGCAGCGACGGGGTGCTGTTGTAATCGATTGGATTCCGGTTTTCCCCTCCGGAAAAACTGATGATGCCGCTTTGAGCCGATGCCGAGCGCATGCCGATGAACAGGATGCAAAACAGGAATAACGTGGATATAAAACGTTTCATAGTGTCCTCGAAATGGATGATGATGTGTTTTTAGGTGTACTGTTCACGTATGTCGCCTATTTTCATGCCGATTCAGATGAGGTGAACCATGGCAGATTCTGCCAATATAATGCAAGGGACATGTTTGATCTTTTGCTGGCTTTTTTATGACAAGCCGCTATGTTCGCGGCCAATAGAAAAAAAGGAGAAAAATCATGCAGAAAATTAGATGTCCTTTAAATGCGTCATCACATATGTCTCCCA of the Spartobacteria bacterium genome contains:
- a CDS encoding RNA-binding S4 domain-containing protein → MKIFTISAEPIELYKILKIENLVASGGEAKFVISEGLVRVNGEVETRKRKKILSGDIITFGTETLRVQLQ
- a CDS encoding YvcK family protein, producing MSSRGHGDMDIHHGLEERLISLLHEREGHHSIDLRHRVVVIGGGTGLSTLLGGNSKYSNWAAQSDVGMKRSFEHLHAVVCTTDDGGSTGLLLRHFPFVGIGDIRKVCLSMIDVGTLAACYGLSDAGAHTLVSDVQRIINYRFTDPVDATVFHHPDVIAEHVLPGNLVHFLRSTMKWLTSEGIPILPLKDQCMGNLLLTACIYQDAGDFAQTPSAEALRAGISRFARAIGSRPGCIHGASAMPGQLFFRYEHGVEVCGQNKSGRSLRGFAVESICTGYAQKPEACSPVLELLESADMIVFAPGSIFSSILPVLQIPRVAGVIRKNRRALKVMIANFWIQEGETDISQLNPRRGFLVSELVRAFDHNVSGGISGIVDMVLCSDLSDLSGRVLRNYALENRVPIYLDREAVRAFGVVPLELPLLPEEHTDENMIIQNDPTRMSRAIQCLATQFFDNDPEGVERLRTADEIDVFPRKNTCTTRYAATIYQMKKEVEHCLQNKYWSHPALQPLMMEIWWQNRDVRAAHLAYFDGVQVVAESDWQRSVEWDNVLGYYDPADRMIYVHEAIIAQRDKLKGDLLIGLGESLLGNYIESRAWHLRSSSLKIYQVAMQPEVTRFGFFSRDVLNEYMLLAGMVPCDDPGFDYQLATNDDEGCLLSGLRFGLLFTWYLDSRLGMAMEYEMNMLRGGAGILLPHQARAVKRKQDLIHFFRHYVFGEPAACGC
- a CDS encoding mechanosensitive ion channel family protein — protein: MFEHFFRTYFSQTPWLQIIGPAMLRLLFIILGAWAGNRLLRHLMHQTLQKAIKHKWEWIKALVNASERPLRISIWIIAAWLILPVLRPFLGPLADDYGWSVEVLKIVLVCMSIWGLLRFIDLGQQVVSDYIEANDNLSGDPAGLIAVARFLQLMAALCGLLIVLSIMDIPLASLMTFGGVGALMVSLAAKDSLTNFFGGLLIYFDRPFSIGDWIYTLDHTLEGTVEKIGWRLTVLRTFDKRPVYVPNTIFSTQSIVNASRMTNRRIFQYIGLRYCDIDKVESILQAIREMLKNHPDIDQRQITLVNVVNGDKSGGTFAAYSINFMVYTFTQTTEWTAFQSIQDDVMLKIYKIIQEQGADIAFPTQSIYVEKLKEVLIQQPQAAGSPNT
- a CDS encoding glycoside hydrolase family 13 protein, producing the protein MNAKRMVKTSFVPDWAYDAIWYQVFPERFRNGCAESNPQPVDAGHDIPGWQLSSWTGDWYAQDAWEKEQGGFYDAVFDRRYGGDLVGLQESIPYLKELGVNALYLNPVFMARSLHKYEGSCYHHIDPALGPDREGDLRRLAEAEETHDPETWIWTAADMYFINLVKELHSHGFHIIIDGVFNHVGRACFAFQDVLKKGRASYYSDWFTIKKWHKDGTFEYDGWWGVKDMPEWSRSEDQLHPGVQQYIFDATQRWMDPRGDGDLSYGVDGWRLDVAFCVPHGFWKVWSRHVKRINPDAYTTGELIDLAPDYVQGDELDALMNYVWAYHTVSFFVPGTYQTDAVQFKKGLETIRRAYPEEVGYVVQNLYDSHDTARILTSLKHPDLPRRHWDEYFNLLSVRQHASIDTSAPGLAEKALLRQLLVFQAVYLGAPMLYYGTEAGMWGASDPDDRQPMLWDDMTYDPEQAAWNGMMESSHPRQPDNALYAFVAQCNAMRTQYTALRRGSIKWKKATRGHLAVFQRRYKDEVIRAYFNAGREAEAVTIRRKGRNIWTNKKVKAGLHWIPAGGWLLVRRNKRR